A window from uncultured Desulfobacter sp. encodes these proteins:
- a CDS encoding flagellar hook-length control protein FliK: MLSNTSGINTLLTENSSTALMGVTGSSTASTDGRVSAFQGQLDKTMRQNARQSTGQENAVVDDANVSRPEDSAQTEVSAIAGSQKPELSTGQQNTEMNTVEKSNFAVRTTKQKVSDVEDALENGGGVEFLTELKNLLLALSNGDLDNLSLDENGLEALGDLLVQAGFDQASVEELMSNLTLALEENAGVISVSDFMADLFELPLAEDEDITQADTLMPTSDLPYIKSLLSMMGVDEQQITAMMDDASEGTRGFDFDEFIEQLKQLLNTAQESGMSYQTEDDDNAYASLLKQLNLDSFIEDTEEPLTLATLIDAFDQKRDLLKDNLPSPTEQSVPEFFTTDDFDSLATQSGRHGLLNQLFSGLTIQNDSEETVDSAVTISANADAMAKEIEDRFQVQFMDQINRNKVSANPSAGGQTGDNQTGGTDADDALKLSSTISGAGGATKESTAQMALKAAQADVAATEKMNAANSLSGDSTSKGSDTQNLIFGVEKSASTSTLGASGSQRTQQAFSTLPDFVTRQVGKSIVRSINTGNNTIQMQLKPPELGKVFLNIDHSGSSVKVSVITEHQSAKDILAANVNEIKTMLSSSGINLESFEVDMSSDFQQSMADARNQSAGKKQASQGTGDDAQDDMTDILTIQTAAVNSNGSLHFVA, from the coding sequence ATGTTATCCAATACTTCAGGCATCAATACATTACTGACAGAAAATTCTTCAACCGCCCTCATGGGCGTAACCGGCAGCAGCACGGCATCCACAGACGGTAGGGTCTCTGCATTTCAAGGGCAACTGGACAAAACCATGCGGCAAAACGCAAGGCAAAGTACAGGCCAAGAGAACGCTGTTGTGGACGACGCGAACGTCAGCCGTCCAGAGGATAGCGCCCAAACAGAGGTTTCAGCGATTGCCGGTTCCCAAAAGCCCGAACTATCCACAGGACAGCAGAACACTGAAATGAACACAGTGGAAAAATCTAATTTTGCTGTCCGCACGACCAAGCAAAAGGTTTCAGACGTTGAAGACGCTCTGGAAAACGGCGGCGGAGTCGAATTTCTCACGGAATTAAAAAATCTGCTCTTAGCACTCTCCAATGGCGATCTGGACAATCTTTCCCTGGATGAAAACGGGCTTGAAGCCCTTGGCGATTTACTTGTTCAGGCAGGTTTTGACCAGGCATCTGTCGAAGAACTGATGTCGAATTTGACCCTTGCCCTTGAAGAGAACGCCGGTGTTATCTCTGTATCCGATTTCATGGCGGATCTGTTTGAATTGCCCCTTGCCGAAGACGAGGACATCACCCAGGCAGATACGCTCATGCCCACCTCTGATCTGCCGTATATCAAGTCCCTTCTGTCGATGATGGGGGTGGATGAACAGCAAATCACAGCAATGATGGATGACGCCTCCGAAGGAACCCGGGGATTTGATTTTGACGAGTTTATCGAACAGTTAAAGCAGCTTTTAAATACCGCCCAGGAATCCGGCATGAGCTATCAGACAGAAGATGATGACAACGCCTATGCCTCCCTTTTAAAGCAGCTTAATCTCGATTCTTTTATTGAAGACACCGAAGAACCTTTGACGCTGGCCACACTGATTGATGCCTTTGACCAGAAGCGGGATCTATTGAAAGACAATCTACCCAGCCCAACCGAACAATCGGTACCCGAATTCTTTACAACGGACGATTTTGATTCCCTGGCAACCCAATCCGGCCGTCACGGTTTGCTGAACCAGCTTTTTTCCGGTCTGACGATTCAGAATGACAGCGAAGAGACCGTTGATTCGGCCGTAACAATCAGCGCAAATGCAGACGCCATGGCCAAGGAGATTGAAGACCGCTTCCAGGTTCAGTTCATGGATCAAATCAACCGAAATAAGGTGAGTGCAAACCCCTCTGCCGGGGGGCAAACCGGTGATAATCAAACAGGGGGGACCGATGCGGATGACGCACTTAAACTATCCAGCACGATTTCAGGTGCAGGGGGTGCAACCAAGGAATCGACAGCCCAGATGGCTCTCAAAGCGGCCCAGGCAGATGTGGCAGCCACAGAAAAAATGAATGCAGCCAATTCATTGTCAGGGGATTCCACATCCAAGGGTTCAGACACCCAGAATCTTATTTTCGGTGTGGAAAAATCGGCCAGCACATCGACGTTGGGCGCTTCGGGCTCCCAGCGTACCCAGCAGGCATTTTCCACACTGCCCGACTTTGTGACCCGACAGGTAGGCAAAAGCATTGTCCGGTCAATCAATACCGGCAACAACACCATCCAAATGCAACTCAAACCCCCTGAGTTAGGAAAGGTCTTCCTGAACATTGACCACAGCGGCAGTTCCGTAAAGGTCAGCGTCATTACCGAACACCAGTCGGCAAAAGATATCCTGGCAGCCAATGTCAATGAAATCAAAACCATGCTCTCTTCCTCAGGCATTAACCTTGAGAGTTTTGAAGTTGATATGAGCAGTGATTTTCAGCAGTCCATGGCCGATGCCCGGAACCAGTCAGCCGGAAAGAAGCAGGCCTCCCAAGGCACCGGTGACGATGCCCAGGACGATATGACGGATATTTTAACGATTCAGACTGCGGCAGTAAATAGCAACGGCTCCCTGCATTTTGTTGCTTAA
- a CDS encoding flagellar basal body-associated FliL family protein, which translates to MTEDLQEKTEENELIESTDEENGDSEQEPVKKGLIGKLLSGKKKLIIIIVLALFLLGVIGGVLFFLLGGKDEKATEQPVGEDVVTEESIQAALQDQTKAIFEDIVELEPFERILLKQGSKMQFISLGIALEMMDPEFRRQVYAMEPRIRKIIETQARQMSWMELRTPQGKLKFKFALLGRINQIFPKVAIRHIYFTNFIMQ; encoded by the coding sequence GTGACTGAAGATCTGCAGGAAAAAACAGAAGAGAACGAACTGATCGAATCCACAGACGAAGAGAACGGGGATTCAGAACAAGAACCTGTCAAAAAAGGGTTGATCGGCAAACTGCTGTCCGGGAAAAAAAAGCTGATCATCATTATTGTGCTGGCGCTCTTTTTATTGGGTGTGATCGGCGGCGTATTGTTTTTTCTGCTCGGCGGCAAAGACGAAAAGGCTACGGAACAACCGGTCGGCGAAGATGTCGTGACAGAGGAGAGCATTCAGGCCGCGTTGCAAGACCAGACCAAAGCGATATTCGAGGATATTGTGGAACTGGAACCCTTTGAACGAATTCTTTTAAAACAAGGTTCAAAGATGCAATTTATATCCCTTGGTATCGCCCTTGAAATGATGGACCCCGAATTCCGAAGACAGGTGTATGCCATGGAGCCCAGGATCAGGAAAATCATTGAAACCCAGGCGCGGCAAATGAGCTGGATGGAGCTGCGAACCCCCCAGGGAAAACTTAAATTCAAATTTGCACTTCTGGGCCGGATCAACCAGATTTTTCCCAAAGTTGCCATAAGGCATATTTATTTTACAAATTTTATAATGCAGTGA
- the fliM gene encoding flagellar motor switch protein FliM has product MSEILSQDEVDSLLDGLDSGEVETETDMPEIAEEAAGGVVAYDFTSQDKVVRARMPTFDVINERLSREVRATLSSLLQTNVDVSANPFDTLKFSEFVRSLPVPTSLHVFRMEPLRGHGLVVFESQLVYNLIDTFFGGEALGKARVEGREFTRIEEVMIKKAVVAVLKNIEASWAPIEPVRASLIRSEMNPQFTAIVLPTDLVIVTRFEIELEQAAGNLVVCYPYSMIEPMRHKLSSGVQAEIEEIDYNWRRMIEEVILNSEVDLRILLGKTEITGERLLYMQPGDVIQLDNDASDPLSCFVGGLVKLTGFIGVQRGFQAFKINDKIVTDCEG; this is encoded by the coding sequence ATGAGCGAAATACTATCCCAGGACGAAGTTGACAGTCTATTAGACGGACTGGATTCCGGAGAAGTAGAAACCGAAACCGATATGCCGGAGATCGCCGAGGAGGCGGCCGGGGGTGTCGTTGCCTATGATTTCACCAGTCAGGACAAGGTGGTCAGGGCACGAATGCCCACCTTTGACGTCATCAATGAACGTCTGTCCAGGGAAGTTCGCGCCACGCTATCTTCGCTGCTTCAAACCAATGTGGATGTCTCAGCCAACCCCTTTGACACCCTGAAATTTTCCGAATTTGTCCGCAGCCTTCCGGTACCCACAAGTCTCCACGTATTCAGGATGGAGCCGTTGAGGGGGCATGGCCTGGTGGTGTTTGAAAGTCAGTTGGTCTACAATCTCATTGATACGTTTTTCGGCGGAGAAGCCTTGGGAAAAGCAAGGGTTGAGGGACGCGAATTTACCCGCATTGAAGAGGTAATGATCAAAAAGGCGGTGGTGGCCGTTCTCAAAAATATTGAAGCGTCCTGGGCCCCTATAGAACCGGTCAGAGCGTCCTTGATCCGTTCGGAAATGAACCCGCAGTTCACGGCCATTGTTCTGCCCACGGACCTTGTCATTGTCACCCGGTTTGAAATTGAACTGGAGCAGGCCGCAGGCAACCTTGTGGTCTGCTATCCCTACTCCATGATCGAGCCCATGCGGCATAAACTCTCCTCCGGTGTCCAGGCGGAAATTGAAGAGATTGATTATAACTGGCGGCGGATGATCGAAGAGGTCATTCTCAACTCCGAGGTCGATTTAAGAATTCTTCTGGGCAAAACCGAAATTACCGGTGAACGGCTTTTGTATATGCAGCCCGGAGATGTCATCCAACTGGATAACGACGCATCAGATCCCTTGTCCTGTTTTGTGGGCGGACTTGTGAAACTGACAGGATTTATCGGGGTTCAACGGGGATTCCAGGCATTTAAGATCAACGATAAAATTGTAACCGACTGTGAGGGGTAA
- the fliN gene encoding flagellar motor switch protein FliN — protein sequence MVDENGTINGEEMGEESEQSEERGARELDFILDIPLELSVELGKTKMLVNDLLQLAQGSIIELNKLAGEPLEVYINRKLIARGEVVVVNEKFGVRLTDVITPIDRVKSLAAEDQ from the coding sequence ATGGTTGACGAAAACGGCACCATAAATGGCGAAGAGATGGGAGAAGAATCCGAACAAAGTGAGGAGCGTGGCGCAAGGGAGCTGGATTTTATCCTGGATATCCCGCTGGAGCTCTCCGTGGAACTGGGTAAGACCAAGATGCTGGTCAACGATCTTTTGCAGCTGGCCCAGGGGTCCATCATTGAGTTGAACAAACTGGCCGGAGAACCCCTGGAGGTTTATATCAACCGCAAGCTTATTGCCAGAGGCGAAGTTGTGGTGGTCAACGAAAAGTTCGGCGTGCGTCTCACCGACGTAATCACGCCCATTGACCGCGTCAAATCCCTGGCAGCGGAAGATCAATGA
- the fliO gene encoding flagellar biosynthetic protein FliO yields MNTPADLWMEFGKSFGMLFAVLFIFLLILYLVRRFSGRFGNSGSTALIKVLSVHHLSPKEKLMLVAVQEESILIGISPAGISSLARFDTLPEATAASHGPAINAKFQNLLKKSLMKNNTAQKMAVENDSPGSGNLSGQGEIS; encoded by the coding sequence ATGAATACGCCTGCGGATCTGTGGATGGAATTCGGCAAAAGTTTTGGCATGCTGTTTGCCGTTCTGTTCATTTTTCTGCTCATCCTCTATCTTGTTCGCAGATTCTCGGGCCGGTTCGGCAACAGCGGCTCAACGGCGTTGATAAAGGTGTTATCCGTCCATCATCTCTCCCCCAAAGAAAAGCTTATGCTGGTGGCGGTCCAGGAGGAATCGATTCTCATCGGAATTTCGCCTGCCGGCATTTCGTCTTTAGCCCGTTTTGACACGTTGCCCGAAGCGACCGCGGCATCCCACGGTCCGGCAATCAACGCAAAATTTCAGAACCTGCTTAAAAAAAGTCTGATGAAGAACAACACGGCCCAGAAAATGGCCGTAGAAAATGATTCTCCCGGTTCCGGTAACCTTTCCGGTCAAGGAGAGATATCATGA
- the fliP gene encoding flagellar type III secretion system pore protein FliP (The bacterial flagellar biogenesis protein FliP forms a type III secretion system (T3SS)-type pore required for flagellar assembly.) — MIKYARPAGCIGFILLTAVMIAAVADTAYAVTFPIPSLELNVTPAQEPEEVAVVLEIIALLTIISLAPAILILMTPFTRITMVFHFLRQAIGTQSSPPNQVLVGLSLFMTFFIIKPVALEVYDKALNPYLEREISYETAFVEAQKPIRKFMLLNTREADIALFVKEADMKKPDTRDDVSLLTLIPAYVISEIKTAFIIGFILYVPFLVIDMVVASVLLAMGMMMLPPVMISLPFKLMLFVLVDGWHLIAGSMIKSFGV, encoded by the coding sequence ATGATCAAATATGCCAGGCCGGCCGGTTGCATAGGATTCATTTTGTTGACGGCGGTCATGATCGCAGCCGTTGCGGATACGGCATATGCCGTCACCTTCCCGATTCCGTCATTGGAACTTAATGTCACACCGGCCCAGGAGCCCGAAGAGGTGGCCGTGGTTCTTGAAATTATTGCCCTGTTAACCATTATTTCCCTGGCACCGGCTATTTTGATCCTGATGACGCCGTTTACCCGAATCACCATGGTATTTCATTTTCTGCGTCAGGCCATCGGCACCCAGTCAAGCCCCCCCAATCAAGTGCTTGTGGGGCTTTCGCTGTTCATGACTTTTTTTATTATCAAGCCCGTGGCCTTAGAGGTGTATGACAAAGCTTTAAACCCCTATCTTGAACGCGAAATTTCCTATGAGACGGCATTTGTTGAAGCCCAGAAACCCATACGAAAATTTATGCTGCTCAACACCCGGGAAGCCGACATCGCCCTGTTTGTCAAAGAGGCCGACATGAAAAAGCCTGACACCCGGGATGATGTATCCCTTTTAACCCTGATCCCGGCCTATGTGATTTCCGAAATCAAAACGGCATTTATCATCGGCTTTATTTTGTACGTTCCTTTTCTTGTCATTGACATGGTTGTGGCGTCGGTGCTGCTGGCCATGGGCATGATGATGCTGCCGCCGGTGATGATCTCCCTGCCGTTCAAATTAATGCTCTTTGTCCTTGTGGACGGGTGGCATTTGATCGCAGGGTCGATGATTAAAAGTTTTGGAGTGTAA
- the fliQ gene encoding flagellar biosynthesis protein FliQ → MTPEFVIAFAQQAITLTILLAMPMLGLGLVAGLTISVFQAVTSIQEMTLTFVPKILAVFIGLLFAAPWMMEKLTAFTTNIINNIPMYIR, encoded by the coding sequence ATGACACCTGAATTTGTAATCGCATTTGCCCAACAAGCCATTACCCTGACCATCCTTTTGGCCATGCCCATGCTGGGTTTGGGCCTGGTTGCAGGTCTTACCATCAGCGTGTTCCAGGCGGTGACCTCGATCCAGGAGATGACCCTGACCTTTGTGCCCAAAATCCTTGCCGTTTTTATCGGGCTTTTGTTTGCCGCACCCTGGATGATGGAAAAGCTTACGGCCTTTACGACCAATATTATCAACAACATACCTATGTACATCCGGTGA
- the fliR gene encoding flagellar biosynthetic protein FliR has translation MELLDLIDPIRFRTFMLVLARISVFLFLFPIFGSNIILNRLKMAFALVLTLLFYTVVHVDPARFPEDVPTFGLMLGAEILVGLTLGLCLRIFFAGIQMAGQVIGFQIGFAMINVMDPQSGENVSIMDQIGYWVCLIVFLMLNGHHIIIMSMIDSFELVPVGGFVLHAALTPKLLDVGAGLFVTAIKISAPVIAALTFVNTGFGLIAKFSPQTNVMIVAFPVKIAVGLIFFSMTLPIIVIFTQNYIEPCRKLFLSLLFYMGGG, from the coding sequence GTGGAACTGCTCGATCTCATCGACCCCATTCGCTTTAGAACCTTTATGCTGGTTCTGGCACGGATATCCGTGTTTTTATTTTTGTTTCCGATTTTTGGGTCCAATATCATTCTCAACAGATTGAAAATGGCCTTTGCCCTGGTGTTAACCCTGCTGTTTTATACGGTGGTGCATGTTGATCCGGCCCGTTTCCCAGAGGATGTCCCCACATTCGGCCTGATGCTGGGGGCAGAAATCCTTGTTGGCTTGACCCTGGGACTTTGCCTGAGAATTTTTTTTGCAGGCATCCAGATGGCCGGCCAGGTCATCGGCTTTCAGATCGGATTTGCCATGATCAATGTCATGGACCCCCAAAGCGGTGAAAACGTATCAATTATGGACCAGATCGGCTACTGGGTCTGCCTGATCGTTTTTCTTATGCTCAACGGCCACCATATTATCATTATGTCCATGATTGACAGCTTTGAGCTGGTGCCGGTGGGCGGGTTTGTGCTGCATGCGGCACTCACGCCAAAACTTTTGGACGTGGGGGCCGGATTGTTTGTGACGGCCATCAAAATCAGTGCGCCGGTCATTGCAGCCCTGACCTTTGTCAATACGGGATTTGGATTGATTGCAAAATTTTCACCCCAGACCAATGTAATGATTGTGGCGTTCCCGGTGAAAATCGCCGTGGGTCTGATCTTTTTTTCCATGACTCTGCCCATCATCGTCATTTTTACCCAAAATTACATAGAACCGTGCAGAAAATTATTTCTGTCACTGTTGTTTTATATGGGCGGAGGATAA
- the flhB gene encoding flagellar biosynthesis protein FlhB, translated as MAENPEGGGEKTEDASGRKLSKAREQGQVAKSQEIPSVFIVLVGVTALYVTASFFYQNCVEVFRHNFMFERVLELNRSDLTDMLIYHAKKIFLMCLPVFSAVVIVAIISNIAQVGFHLSWQALEPKLSKLNPINGFKSKFSSSAIVEFLKSLVKLTIISLVCYLATRGDISKVLTLYDNSIAQILLFLFVKSFWIFIKVCIVMILVAILDFAFQKWKFLEDQKMTKQEVKDERKQTEGDPAVKSRIRQLQMAAARKRMMAAVPQADVVVTNPTHLAVALQYDKEKMDAPSVMAKGAGAVAENIKKIARENDVPIVEDKPLARNLYRTVDIGDQVPLEYYQAVAELLAYVYGLRRN; from the coding sequence ATGGCCGAAAACCCGGAAGGCGGCGGCGAGAAGACAGAAGATGCATCGGGGCGAAAACTCAGCAAAGCAAGGGAACAAGGCCAGGTTGCCAAAAGCCAGGAAATTCCGTCTGTGTTTATCGTATTGGTCGGCGTTACGGCCTTGTATGTAACGGCATCTTTTTTCTACCAGAACTGCGTGGAAGTCTTTCGTCATAATTTTATGTTTGAGCGGGTACTGGAACTAAACAGGTCAGATCTAACGGACATGCTGATTTATCACGCAAAAAAAATATTTTTGATGTGCCTGCCCGTCTTTTCAGCCGTTGTTATTGTGGCAATTATTTCTAATATAGCACAGGTTGGATTCCATCTCTCCTGGCAGGCCCTTGAACCCAAATTAAGCAAACTGAATCCTATAAACGGATTTAAATCGAAATTTTCGTCCTCGGCCATTGTCGAATTTTTAAAATCTCTGGTCAAGCTTACCATAATCTCACTGGTCTGCTATCTGGCCACACGGGGTGACATTTCCAAGGTGCTGACCCTGTACGATAACTCCATCGCCCAGATTCTTCTTTTTCTTTTCGTTAAATCGTTCTGGATTTTCATAAAAGTTTGCATCGTCATGATTTTGGTCGCCATACTGGACTTTGCGTTCCAGAAATGGAAATTTTTAGAAGACCAGAAAATGACCAAACAAGAGGTCAAGGACGAACGAAAACAGACCGAAGGTGACCCGGCGGTCAAATCCAGAATTCGCCAGCTTCAGATGGCGGCGGCCAGAAAAAGAATGATGGCGGCCGTGCCCCAGGCAGATGTGGTGGTGACCAACCCCACCCACCTTGCTGTGGCATTGCAGTATGACAAAGAGAAGATGGATGCCCCAAGCGTTATGGCCAAAGGGGCGGGTGCCGTGGCCGAGAACATAAAAAAAATTGCCCGGGAAAATGATGTCCCCATTGTAGAAGATAAGCCGTTGGCCCGAAATTTGTATAGAACAGTAGACATTGGTGACCAGGTTCCACTTGAATATTACCAGGCCGTAGCGGAACTGCTTGCCTATGTATACGGGCTTAGGCGCAATTAA
- the flhA gene encoding flagellar biosynthesis protein FlhA produces the protein MATESVGIWGTMKKESSDILMVVAFIGILMAMILPLHPIILDFFLALNISLGIVVLITTMYTQKPLDFSIFPTLLLVLTLFRLSLNVASTRLILLHGSEGPEAAGAIIMSFGAFVVGGNYVVGLIIFIILVLINFMVITKGAGRIAEVAARFTLDAMPGKQMAIDADLNAGMIDELEAGERRAAIARESEFHGAMDGASKFVRGDAIAGIIITLINIGAGFVIGVVQQGMPLAEALTNYTLLTVGDGLVSQIPALLISAASGLLVSRSGSESKMGQEFAKHLFSSSTPVMVGGVIVFLMGAIPGLPTIPFMTLGITMGTVAWYFFGQEEKKAEEKQQEIEKAQTQAQEETPGKPEDVDHLLRLDTMELEVGYGLIPLVDKQQDGTLLGRIKAIRRQFATEMGIIVPPIHIRDNLNLTPAQYRLMVKGVEAAGAELMVNHYLAMDPGGAAKEIDGIDTVEPAFNLPALWIPMSREEEAKFAGYTVVDNSTVIATHLTEIIRNNAHNLLSRQDVQHLLDNLAKTSPKVVEELVPNLLSVGAVQKVLQNLLRERISIRDLLTIVETLADFAPAGKDPDLLTEYVRQRVAKGMLAPYLQPGKKLQVMTLDRRLEEILTKNIKRTDHGTYLALEPVLITEFVGAVSKQVEKLITLNTQPVLMTSPTLRRHVRRLIEPSLPNVFVVSHAEIVDDINLQAVGKVSLKNG, from the coding sequence ATGGCGACGGAAAGCGTCGGTATATGGGGCACAATGAAAAAAGAATCATCAGACATTCTGATGGTTGTGGCCTTTATCGGCATTCTGATGGCAATGATCCTGCCCCTGCATCCCATTATCCTGGATTTCTTCCTGGCGTTGAATATTTCCCTGGGCATTGTGGTGCTGATCACCACCATGTATACCCAAAAGCCGCTTGATTTCAGCATCTTCCCCACCCTGCTTCTGGTGCTCACCCTTTTCAGACTTTCGTTAAATGTGGCATCCACCCGGCTGATTCTTCTGCACGGCAGCGAGGGGCCCGAGGCCGCCGGAGCAATCATCATGTCCTTCGGCGCCTTTGTGGTGGGCGGCAACTATGTGGTGGGTCTGATTATTTTCATTATCCTGGTGCTCATCAATTTCATGGTCATCACCAAGGGTGCCGGCCGTATCGCAGAGGTCGCCGCCCGGTTTACCCTGGATGCCATGCCCGGCAAACAGATGGCCATTGATGCGGATCTCAATGCCGGCATGATAGACGAACTGGAAGCCGGTGAGCGACGGGCCGCCATTGCCAGAGAATCGGAATTTCACGGCGCCATGGACGGTGCCTCCAAATTTGTCCGGGGGGATGCCATTGCGGGCATTATCATCACGTTGATCAATATCGGTGCCGGCTTCGTCATCGGTGTGGTGCAGCAGGGGATGCCCCTTGCTGAGGCGTTAACCAACTACACGCTGCTCACCGTGGGGGACGGCCTTGTCTCCCAGATTCCGGCGCTCTTAATCTCAGCGGCCTCAGGTCTTCTGGTTTCCCGATCCGGATCGGAAAGCAAAATGGGACAGGAATTTGCCAAACACCTGTTTTCCAGCTCGACCCCGGTCATGGTCGGCGGTGTCATTGTCTTTCTCATGGGTGCCATCCCGGGTCTGCCCACCATCCCCTTCATGACATTGGGCATTACCATGGGAACCGTTGCCTGGTATTTTTTCGGCCAGGAAGAGAAAAAAGCCGAAGAAAAGCAGCAGGAGATTGAAAAGGCCCAGACCCAGGCCCAGGAAGAGACGCCCGGGAAACCCGAGGATGTGGACCACCTGCTGCGCCTGGATACCATGGAACTTGAAGTAGGGTATGGCCTGATTCCGTTGGTGGACAAGCAACAGGACGGCACACTCCTTGGCCGCATCAAGGCCATCCGCCGGCAGTTTGCCACGGAGATGGGTATCATTGTGCCGCCCATCCACATCCGGGACAACCTGAATTTAACGCCTGCCCAGTACCGCCTTATGGTCAAGGGGGTTGAGGCGGCCGGTGCAGAACTCATGGTCAATCACTACCTGGCCATGGATCCAGGCGGCGCAGCCAAAGAAATTGACGGCATTGATACGGTGGAACCGGCCTTCAACCTGCCGGCCCTGTGGATTCCCATGTCCAGGGAAGAGGAGGCCAAGTTTGCCGGATACACAGTGGTGGACAACTCCACGGTAATTGCCACCCACCTGACCGAAATCATCAGAAACAATGCCCACAATCTGCTGAGCCGTCAAGATGTCCAGCATCTTCTGGACAACCTGGCCAAGACCAGTCCCAAGGTGGTCGAAGAGCTGGTGCCCAATCTGTTGAGTGTCGGCGCAGTCCAGAAGGTGCTACAGAATCTGTTGCGGGAACGTATCTCCATCCGGGATCTGTTGACCATCGTGGAAACCCTGGCGGATTTTGCCCCGGCAGGCAAGGATCCGGACCTATTAACCGAATATGTACGCCAGCGGGTGGCCAAAGGGATGCTGGCGCCCTACTTGCAACCAGGCAAAAAACTGCAGGTCATGACATTGGACCGCAGGCTTGAAGAGATTTTAACAAAGAACATTAAACGGACCGACCATGGGACCTATCTGGCCTTGGAACCCGTCCTGATCACCGAATTTGTCGGCGCCGTATCCAAACAGGTGGAAAAGCTCATCACATTGAACACCCAGCCGGTGCTCATGACCTCGCCCACATTGCGCCGTCATGTCCGCCGTCTCATTGAGCCGTCCCTTCCCAACGTATTTGTGGTCTCCCACGCGGAGATCGTGGATGATATAAATCTCCAGGCTGTGGGAAAGGTGAGTTTAAAGAATGGATAA
- a CDS encoding protein FlhF has protein sequence MDKKIFRAPNIQAALACVKEELGPDAMILSTRKVPKSPKDPYGKTMFEVEAAMPSSKDNKPQTHVLQDVETLKSDLTEIKDILSVAGFGSGMHSLLCNHFESVGVLASLLRCGVSERLAAELVQKAAADLNKDLDKISQMKQLKKNVMEQCLDLFRTKDFFTRNNASELPQVAAFVGPTGVGKTTTIAKLAAFLSFTRKMKVGLVSIDNYRIGAFEQLKAYAGIMGLVCIPAFSRKDLARALDRMKAMDVVLIDTAGHSHYDKEKIDEILELIRNDFQISVHLTLSVTSELINMKEAASAFSVFNPDTYVFTKTDETKRCGKILDQVAGHDLPVSLVTNGQKVPEDLIIPDNHELLKIILKQEPKGD, from the coding sequence ATGGATAAAAAAATTTTCCGAGCACCGAATATCCAGGCGGCCCTTGCCTGCGTCAAGGAGGAACTGGGGCCCGATGCCATGATTCTGTCCACCCGAAAGGTCCCCAAATCACCCAAAGATCCCTACGGAAAAACCATGTTTGAGGTTGAGGCAGCAATGCCTTCATCCAAAGATAACAAACCCCAGACGCATGTTCTCCAGGATGTGGAGACCCTGAAATCAGACCTTACGGAGATCAAGGACATCCTTTCGGTGGCCGGTTTCGGCTCCGGGATGCACTCTCTCCTGTGCAATCATTTTGAATCCGTGGGTGTGCTGGCCTCCCTGCTTCGCTGCGGTGTCAGCGAACGCCTGGCAGCAGAGCTTGTGCAAAAAGCCGCCGCCGATCTGAATAAAGACCTTGATAAAATTTCACAAATGAAGCAGTTGAAAAAAAATGTGATGGAACAATGTCTGGATCTATTTCGCACCAAGGATTTTTTCACCCGGAACAATGCGTCGGAACTGCCCCAGGTGGCGGCCTTTGTAGGCCCGACCGGTGTGGGGAAAACCACCACCATTGCAAAACTTGCGGCATTCTTAAGCTTTACCCGAAAAATGAAGGTGGGATTGGTCTCCATAGACAATTACAGAATCGGGGCCTTTGAACAGCTCAAAGCCTATGCCGGCATCATGGGACTTGTGTGTATACCGGCCTTTTCACGTAAGGATCTGGCACGCGCCCTGGACCGGATGAAAGCCATGGACGTGGTGTTGATTGATACGGCCGGGCACAGCCATTATGACAAGGAAAAGATTGACGAAATCCTTGAGCTGATCAGAAACGATTTCCAGATCAGCGTTCATTTAACCTTGAGTGTTACCTCTGAATTGATTAATATGAAAGAAGCGGCATCTGCTTTTTCCGTATTTAATCCAGACACCTATGTATTTACTAAAACTGATGAAACAAAAAGATGCGGTAAAATTCTTGACCAGGTGGCAGGCCATGACCTGCCGGTATCACTGGTGACCAATGGCCAGAAGGTACCCGAGGATTTGATTATTCCCGACAACCATGAGCTTTTGAAAATAATTTTAAAACAAGAGCCCAAAGGAGATTAG